In Fibrobacter sp. UWB5, a single window of DNA contains:
- the yihA gene encoding ribosome biogenesis GTP-binding protein YihA/YsxC — MMEKAPKGTKANLPPKTVHHGPVVVGDYKIVSAEFVKGSTSIKHLPEERLPQIAFLGRSNVGKSSLMNALMGRKDLVKVGRTPGKTRELNFFKVNGQFFLVDLPGVGFAKVSNAKRDQMADFIREYVEKCKDLKGLVYLVDVRHGGHAIDIETVEAIRASGCPVLIVASKRDKANQSELAKGLRSIKEKFGLDQNPLSVSSFKKFGLGDLWHQILEAIEQKNESKEP; from the coding sequence ATGATGGAAAAGGCTCCGAAAGGGACAAAGGCGAATTTACCGCCAAAGACGGTTCACCACGGCCCTGTCGTGGTGGGCGACTACAAGATTGTCTCCGCCGAATTTGTCAAAGGTTCGACAAGCATCAAGCACCTTCCCGAAGAACGCTTACCGCAAATTGCCTTCCTCGGACGCTCCAATGTGGGCAAATCTTCGCTCATGAATGCCCTGATGGGCAGAAAAGACTTGGTAAAAGTGGGCAGAACCCCCGGAAAAACCCGCGAATTGAATTTTTTCAAAGTCAACGGGCAGTTTTTTCTAGTAGATTTACCAGGTGTAGGCTTTGCAAAAGTCAGCAACGCCAAACGTGACCAGATGGCAGACTTTATCCGCGAATACGTGGAAAAGTGTAAAGACCTGAAAGGACTCGTATATTTGGTAGACGTGCGCCACGGCGGTCACGCTATCGATATCGAGACGGTCGAAGCCATCCGGGCCAGCGGTTGCCCCGTACTGATTGTTGCAAGCAAACGCGACAAGGCGAACCAGTCGGAACTTGCAAAAGGACTCCGCAGCATCAAGGAAAAATTCGGGCTCGACCAGAATCCCTTGAGCGTGAGCTCTTTCAAGAAATTCGGACTCGGCGACTTGTGGCACCAAATTTTGGAAGCGATCGAACAGAAGAATGAGAGTAAGGAGCCCTAG
- a CDS encoding EAL and HDOD domain-containing protein: MQTLAYLARQPILDREGKIYAYELLFRDSPESDIAIIASDVLATAQVLENVLNNIGIERLIGNNKAFVNCSRNMLLDNLFGLLNPKYFVLEVLEDVEVDEAIVKAVQRYRALGFELALDDFIFNDEFITRFKPLFPYVSYVKMDVVDNSQESMNAAAIFFKTMGIKLLAEKVEDEATFKRCEEAGYDYFQGFFFAKPELVTGRKIDATSATILQLLLRIKSRPSLEDMCDSLSKHEDIAQNLLRFVNSDSQTRHSHIDTVKDAIVWVGMRRIQEWLMLMLYARPELGMTPQASPLFQNASHRAKFMESLARCIDENNDDFCAKAFMVGLISRMDALVRAPLETILPDAPADDEMQDALLNRSGRLGTLLRLADAVELDDRESIQACLKEEGIHFAQLKLCINESYSFANEH, from the coding sequence ATGCAAACACTTGCCTATCTAGCACGCCAGCCTATCCTCGACCGCGAGGGTAAGATTTACGCGTATGAGCTTCTGTTTCGCGATTCGCCCGAAAGCGACATCGCGATCATTGCAAGCGACGTTCTCGCCACCGCGCAGGTTCTCGAGAACGTGCTGAACAATATCGGCATCGAACGCCTGATCGGAAACAACAAGGCGTTCGTGAACTGCAGCCGCAACATGCTGCTCGACAACTTGTTCGGGCTTTTGAACCCCAAGTACTTCGTACTCGAGGTTCTTGAAGACGTCGAAGTCGACGAAGCGATTGTCAAGGCCGTCCAGCGCTACAGGGCCCTGGGCTTCGAACTGGCGCTCGACGATTTCATCTTCAACGACGAATTCATCACGCGATTCAAGCCGCTGTTCCCGTACGTCAGCTACGTCAAGATGGACGTGGTGGACAACTCGCAGGAATCGATGAACGCCGCCGCCATCTTCTTCAAGACCATGGGCATCAAGCTCCTGGCCGAAAAGGTGGAAGACGAGGCGACCTTCAAGCGCTGCGAAGAAGCCGGCTACGATTATTTCCAGGGGTTCTTCTTTGCAAAGCCCGAACTGGTGACCGGCCGCAAGATCGACGCCACCTCGGCAACGATCCTGCAGCTCTTGCTCCGCATCAAGTCGAGGCCCTCTCTCGAAGACATGTGCGACAGCCTCTCCAAGCACGAAGACATCGCCCAGAACCTGCTCCGTTTCGTGAACTCCGACTCGCAGACCAGGCACAGCCACATCGACACGGTCAAGGATGCCATCGTGTGGGTGGGCATGCGCCGCATTCAGGAATGGCTCATGCTCATGCTGTACGCCCGCCCGGAACTCGGCATGACTCCGCAGGCATCGCCCTTGTTCCAGAACGCAAGCCACCGCGCCAAGTTCATGGAAAGCCTCGCCCGCTGCATCGACGAAAACAACGACGACTTCTGCGCGAAGGCATTCATGGTGGGCCTCATCAGCCGCATGGACGCTTTGGTGCGCGCCCCGCTCGAAACCATCTTGCCCGACGCTCCTGCCGATGACGAAATGCAGGACGCCCTTCTGAACCGCAGCGGCCGCCTCGGCACGCTCCTCCGCCTTGCAGACGCCGTGGAACTCGACGACCGCGAATCCATCCAGGCTTGTCTCAAGGAAGAGGGCATCCACTTCGCCCAATTGAAACTCTGCATCAACGAATCCTACAGTTTTGCCAATGAACATTGA
- the pyrC gene encoding dihydroorotase: MFLPLPDDFHAHLRQGELMPGYVRDLVQQFGRAIIMPNTVPAMTSAKAIADYKAQILEAAKAVRADFVPLMTFKLNPNYTEQDLKDMMAVGVVAGKYYPAGVTTNSADGISDFEGIFPVVAMMEKLGLVLCVHGEEPGEFCLDRESAFIKRVETLAEKFPKLKIVFEHLSSAKSVEAVKRLPANVAATFTVHHLMMTLDDIVGDALRPHHFCKPLPKRPEDRAAIREAAFSGNPKFFLGTDSAPHQLGKKECPCGAAGVYSAPVAIPLLVQEFERAGHLDKLPNFIASYGADFYGLPRTTKQIEVVHEKWTVPAIVNGVVPLAAGQELDWKLV, translated from the coding sequence ATGTTTCTCCCTCTACCCGACGACTTTCATGCGCACTTGAGACAGGGCGAATTGATGCCCGGCTACGTTCGTGACTTGGTTCAACAATTTGGCCGCGCCATCATCATGCCGAACACGGTACCCGCGATGACAAGCGCGAAGGCGATTGCCGATTACAAGGCGCAGATCTTGGAAGCGGCAAAGGCCGTACGCGCGGACTTTGTCCCGCTCATGACGTTCAAGCTGAACCCGAATTACACGGAACAGGATTTGAAGGACATGATGGCGGTCGGTGTTGTGGCAGGCAAGTACTACCCCGCCGGCGTGACCACCAACAGCGCCGACGGCATCAGCGATTTCGAAGGCATTTTCCCGGTGGTCGCCATGATGGAAAAGCTCGGCCTCGTACTGTGCGTCCACGGCGAAGAACCGGGCGAGTTCTGCCTGGACCGCGAGAGCGCCTTCATCAAGCGCGTCGAAACCTTGGCCGAAAAATTCCCGAAGCTCAAAATCGTTTTCGAGCACTTGAGCTCTGCAAAGTCGGTGGAAGCCGTCAAGCGACTCCCCGCGAATGTGGCCGCCACCTTCACGGTGCACCACCTGATGATGACGCTTGACGACATCGTGGGAGACGCCTTACGGCCGCACCATTTCTGCAAGCCCTTGCCGAAGCGGCCGGAAGACCGTGCCGCCATTCGCGAAGCCGCCTTCAGCGGCAATCCCAAGTTCTTTCTCGGCACGGACTCTGCGCCGCACCAGCTCGGCAAAAAGGAATGCCCCTGCGGCGCAGCCGGCGTCTACAGCGCCCCGGTCGCCATCCCGCTCCTGGTCCAAGAATTCGAACGGGCTGGCCACCTGGACAAGCTCCCGAATTTCATTGCCAGCTACGGTGCCGACTTTTACGGCCTTCCGCGCACGACCAAGCAGATCGAAGTCGTCCACGAAAAATGGACGGTGCCCGCTATCGTAAACGGCGTGGTGCCGCTCGCCGCCGGCCAGGAACTCGACTGGAAGCTCGTTTAA
- the hisE gene encoding phosphoribosyl-ATP diphosphatase, giving the protein MTFEEMFALACQRKKDMPEGKGTTELFKKGPHGIGKKLVEEAAESWMAARFESRDAQCLELSQVLYYVAVMMAEKGLTLEEVYAKL; this is encoded by the coding sequence ATGACATTTGAAGAGATGTTCGCACTGGCTTGCCAGCGCAAAAAGGATATGCCCGAAGGTAAGGGCACAACGGAACTGTTCAAGAAGGGTCCGCACGGCATCGGCAAGAAGCTGGTAGAAGAAGCCGCTGAAAGCTGGATGGCTGCACGTTTCGAAAGCCGCGACGCCCAGTGCCTCGAACTTTCGCAGGTTCTTTACTACGTGGCCGTTATGATGGCCGAAAAAGGTCTCACCCTCGAAGAAGTGTACGCTAAACTATGA
- the recR gene encoding recombination mediator RecR, with product MNIEPQSLEALIGEFSSLPGIGQKTARRLAYHILSKNEGDVERFSTNLLNAKKNVHPCPRCYAFTDEDLCPVCKARPDSKCICVVEKSSDIVPFERSGIYKGTYFVLGGVISPLDGIGPEHLHLPELVKRIKDEGIEELIFALGSSPEADSTALMLDHMLAGVNVKRTRLARGIPMGSDLEFVDEVTMLRAFEGRVSL from the coding sequence ATGAACATTGAACCGCAAAGTCTTGAAGCGTTAATCGGGGAATTTTCATCGCTCCCCGGAATCGGGCAGAAAACCGCCCGAAGACTTGCGTATCATATTCTTTCCAAAAACGAAGGTGATGTAGAACGTTTCTCGACGAACCTGCTGAACGCCAAGAAGAACGTCCATCCCTGTCCGCGCTGCTACGCCTTTACCGACGAAGACCTGTGCCCCGTATGCAAGGCCAGGCCCGACTCCAAGTGCATTTGTGTGGTCGAAAAAAGCTCCGACATCGTTCCCTTCGAACGCTCCGGCATTTACAAGGGTACTTATTTTGTTCTGGGCGGCGTGATTTCGCCCCTGGACGGCATCGGCCCCGAACACTTGCACCTGCCCGAACTGGTAAAGCGCATTAAAGACGAAGGCATCGAAGAACTTATATTTGCATTAGGTTCTAGCCCCGAAGCCGACAGCACCGCGCTCATGCTCGACCACATGCTTGCAGGCGTCAACGTCAAGCGCACGCGCCTTGCCCGCGGAATCCCCATGGGTTCGGACCTTGAATTTGTCGACGAAGTCACCATGCTCCGCGCATTCGAAGGGAGAGTCAGCTTATGA
- the hisG gene encoding ATP phosphoribosyltransferase codes for MIKVALPNKGMLFEPTQELLKACGYKASKPYKTLTQLDTKNGIEFFFLRPSDIPMYVGRGIIDAGITGIDFNAEAKSPAVKVLDLPYGASKMCAAVPNESPVQSLDELKNSTIATSFPNIVEGFYKKPMDFVVLEGAVEISVSLGVADAIVDVVETGTTLKQAGLRIVGEPLFRSNAALFCNPQKTELEEVNTLIRRIEGKLVAQSYMMIEYDCPAELLQKACELTPGLDAPTVTKLHGREWYSVKAMVPQEEANSIMDKLWDAGARSILLFGIKSARI; via the coding sequence ATGATTAAGGTCGCTCTCCCCAACAAGGGCATGCTCTTTGAGCCCACCCAGGAACTTCTGAAGGCTTGCGGTTACAAGGCCTCCAAGCCCTACAAGACTTTGACCCAGCTCGACACGAAGAACGGAATCGAATTCTTCTTCCTGCGCCCGAGCGACATTCCGATGTACGTGGGCCGTGGCATTATCGACGCCGGCATCACGGGTATCGACTTCAACGCCGAAGCCAAGAGCCCGGCCGTCAAGGTTCTCGACTTGCCCTATGGCGCCTCCAAGATGTGCGCCGCCGTGCCGAACGAAAGCCCGGTGCAGTCTCTTGACGAACTCAAGAATTCTACGATCGCCACCAGCTTCCCGAACATCGTGGAAGGCTTCTACAAGAAGCCGATGGACTTCGTGGTGCTCGAAGGCGCCGTCGAAATCTCGGTGAGCCTCGGCGTGGCAGACGCCATTGTCGACGTGGTCGAAACCGGTACCACGCTCAAGCAGGCTGGACTTCGCATTGTGGGCGAACCGCTCTTCCGTAGCAACGCAGCCCTCTTCTGCAACCCGCAGAAGACCGAACTCGAAGAAGTCAACACGCTGATCCGCCGTATCGAAGGCAAGCTCGTTGCCCAATCCTACATGATGATCGAGTATGACTGCCCGGCCGAACTCCTCCAGAAGGCATGCGAACTCACGCCGGGTCTTGACGCCCCGACAGTGACCAAGCTCCACGGCCGCGAATGGTATTCCGTGAAGGCCATGGTCCCGCAAGAAGAAGCCAACTCCATCATGGACAAGCTCTGGGACGCAGGCGCACGCAGCATTCTCCTGTTCGGGATCAAGAGCGCTCGTATTTAA
- a CDS encoding TolC family protein, which produces MINTKVLINAFFAMAALTTAFAEGTWTLEDCLKQAKKSSLKLESAKLREQSADISIKQAKTGNYPTVSASIQNTLYDHPFVYNEDHYRLNLGISGSYTLWDGGATSLNVESKTLTKEATALATQQTERSVQESVLNAYMSLLAASENLRTADASVELAQAEFEHYSKLYEAGSITKKDLTQSQSNVLQKQTSQLTAQLSVSTAKTTLRQLLELDDNVEFQISAPETNIESPDSLEALPTYEQLKADAQNAHPGLKSDSVSVRAAQKNTEVAGKGSSITVTLGANSSTGLQAWQSKAYKDQLKYGWQNSITLGINIPIIDGGATASKVLQAQVSETESQVSLKEDMKTLENNLEKLYLNAMSADMQWKAAILQVQAESEALVVAEEQRNAGALTYTDFLTQKNNLEKAQITLTNAKYTSLLSRKLLELYQGKLD; this is translated from the coding sequence ATGATTAACACCAAAGTCCTCATCAATGCATTCTTCGCCATGGCCGCCCTGACGACGGCTTTTGCCGAAGGCACCTGGACCTTAGAAGACTGCCTCAAGCAGGCCAAAAAGTCTAGCCTGAAGCTTGAATCCGCAAAGCTCCGCGAGCAGTCCGCCGACATTTCCATCAAACAGGCGAAAACGGGCAACTACCCCACTGTAAGCGCCAGCATCCAGAACACGCTCTACGACCACCCCTTCGTCTATAACGAAGACCATTACCGTCTGAACCTCGGTATTTCCGGTTCCTACACCCTGTGGGACGGGGGCGCCACGAGCCTGAACGTAGAATCCAAGACACTTACCAAGGAAGCGACGGCCCTTGCCACCCAGCAGACCGAACGCAGCGTCCAGGAAAGCGTGCTGAACGCCTACATGAGCCTCTTGGCCGCAAGCGAAAACCTGCGCACGGCAGACGCCTCGGTCGAACTTGCCCAGGCCGAATTCGAGCACTACAGCAAGCTTTACGAAGCGGGTTCTATCACCAAGAAGGATTTGACCCAATCGCAGTCCAACGTGCTGCAAAAGCAGACCTCGCAGCTTACCGCCCAGCTCTCCGTGAGCACCGCCAAGACGACTCTGCGCCAGCTCCTGGAACTGGACGACAATGTCGAATTCCAGATCAGCGCCCCTGAAACCAATATCGAAAGCCCTGATTCCCTCGAAGCGCTTCCGACTTACGAACAATTGAAGGCCGACGCCCAAAACGCTCACCCCGGACTCAAGTCCGACAGCGTGTCCGTGCGCGCCGCCCAGAAGAACACGGAAGTCGCCGGCAAGGGCAGCTCCATTACCGTGACCCTCGGCGCCAATTCCAGCACGGGCCTGCAGGCTTGGCAGTCCAAGGCCTACAAGGACCAGCTCAAGTACGGCTGGCAAAATTCCATTACGCTCGGCATCAACATCCCGATTATCGATGGCGGCGCCACCGCCAGCAAAGTCCTGCAGGCGCAAGTCAGCGAGACCGAATCGCAGGTCAGCCTCAAGGAAGACATGAAGACTCTCGAGAACAATCTCGAAAAGCTCTACCTGAACGCCATGAGCGCCGACATGCAATGGAAGGCCGCCATCCTCCAGGTGCAAGCCGAATCCGAAGCCCTCGTCGTTGCCGAAGAACAACGCAACGCAGGCGCCCTCACCTACACGGATTTCTTGACCCAGAAGAACAATCTGGAAAAAGCCCAGATCACGCTCACCAACGCCAAGTACACGAGCCTGCTTTCACGCAAGCTTCTGGAACTTTATCAGGGCAAGCTGGACTAG
- a CDS encoding PTS sugar transporter subunit IIA produces the protein MRLSERFVDNCILINSKSTSKEEILNELVDTLCSAYKLEHRDEIFDAVWTREQSRSTGIGCGLAVPHAKIDCVDRMCMAAATIEGGLDFASFDGEPVYLIILIVSPGNTVGPHLKALSSVSRLLADGGVRKDLIASKDPAEFLTILRAAEDKYL, from the coding sequence ATGCGTCTTTCCGAAAGATTTGTTGACAATTGCATCTTGATTAACTCCAAGAGCACGTCCAAGGAAGAAATCCTGAACGAGCTCGTGGATACGCTTTGCAGTGCCTACAAATTGGAACACCGCGACGAAATTTTCGATGCCGTCTGGACCCGCGAACAGAGCCGTTCTACCGGTATCGGTTGCGGACTTGCCGTTCCGCACGCCAAGATCGACTGCGTGGACCGCATGTGCATGGCAGCCGCCACTATCGAAGGGGGCCTCGATTTCGCCTCGTTCGATGGCGAACCGGTCTACCTGATCATCTTGATCGTAAGCCCGGGCAACACCGTGGGCCCGCACCTCAAGGCTCTTTCCTCTGTCAGCCGTCTTTTGGCCGACGGTGGCGTCCGCAAGGACCTGATTGCCTCCAAGGACCCGGCCGAATTCCTGACCATTCTCCGCGCCGCCGAGGACAAATACCTCTAA
- a CDS encoding ABC transporter permease yields the protein MRVRSPRNWQRFTAPAKAFHLLGLFLLRRPFGQQIALFCRAISSIFAKNRSLKTDSRNIIMQTYFTAVEIFPILFVVATLFGTITIIEVISMMGKMGFADFVGNMIVVVVIRELGPILTAFLIAGRSGSSLTTYIGSMVINYEVDALATMGVNPIRFLVMPSLIGGCIAMLIMNIFFSASAICGGFILTKCAIFMSGMSGVMQSEMSSIQLTWSYLSGEILKAITLEDFIFLILKPLVFGAIITTNACYQALNIPRDVRQVPKAVSRSVIKSFLYVVVADVIISIFYLVDYMNNLNQLI from the coding sequence ATGAGAGTAAGGAGCCCTAGAAACTGGCAACGATTCACAGCCCCCGCAAAGGCATTCCATTTGCTGGGCCTGTTCCTGTTGCGCCGTCCTTTCGGCCAACAAATCGCTTTGTTCTGCCGAGCCATTTCTAGCATCTTCGCCAAAAACCGTAGCTTGAAGACCGACTCCCGTAACATCATCATGCAGACGTATTTTACGGCCGTCGAAATTTTCCCGATTCTTTTTGTCGTTGCCACCTTGTTCGGAACTATCACCATTATCGAAGTGATTTCGATGATGGGTAAAATGGGTTTCGCCGACTTTGTGGGCAACATGATCGTGGTGGTGGTCATCCGTGAACTTGGCCCGATCCTTACAGCATTCTTGATTGCAGGCCGAAGCGGTTCTTCGCTTACGACTTACATCGGGAGCATGGTGATCAACTACGAAGTCGATGCACTTGCCACCATGGGCGTAAACCCGATTCGTTTCTTGGTCATGCCGAGTCTGATTGGCGGCTGCATCGCCATGCTCATCATGAACATCTTCTTTAGCGCAAGCGCCATTTGCGGCGGATTCATTCTTACCAAGTGCGCGATATTCATGAGCGGTATGAGCGGCGTCATGCAAAGCGAAATGTCCAGCATTCAGCTGACCTGGTCTTACCTGAGTGGCGAAATCCTGAAAGCCATTACGCTCGAAGACTTTATCTTCCTTATTCTGAAGCCCCTTGTCTTTGGCGCCATTATTACCACCAACGCCTGCTACCAGGCCCTGAACATTCCGCGCGATGTGCGTCAGGTGCCCAAGGCCGTTTCGCGTTCCGTGATTAAATCTTTCCTGTATGTTGTCGTGGCCGATGTGATTATTTCGATATTCTACTTAGTGGACTACATGAATAACCTCAACCAGTTGATCTAA
- a CDS encoding MATE family efflux transporter, with the protein MLIKKTFSGQRFRAMLLTASISVCAEIANVFIDKIVAAQLLGEKALASISFFSPLFSFIFFLNALVAVGSLACYSIELGRMDRDRANRFFGQSILLSFVVGILMVVLFTFGKGFMFHFMHVDPELLQYVDEFYVWFLGIAFFMPLCNVLQEMIFADGDTRICNASYATLLIGNIVLSCLLCTRMGMSGIALGTLLSIVLSIAVLCLHFFRKNNSLRFVWHFKIADVGRTFRFSMAEACEYLYFSLLTALLNFYFVEHFAVEKLTVLSIVYEIVEVSVIFNGIWLAAEPLINIYRGERNGKGILQTMRFVNWALVKEGVFFTAFLVIFAPVMTHLFGIHSESLADETAFAIRACAVGLFPLALVKTYASYHVHELPLLSFVFISLVMFICPFAGVLGIHAFVGEQAMWSAFGVAPYVALGASVAIHLLIHGKRHFPLELEEFSIENYWFMHDMELTPKNLILYRNSISKLLTHRGVSGDVRIKAMLILEELGMVVYERNKGKKVFVEIDVNLKPDSLTMVIKDDGVLMDLTDFEQRVTDLRMYLVNMFMTVQEDKCYLLTSNYNRHVFRFDRNA; encoded by the coding sequence ATGCTTATCAAGAAGACTTTCTCCGGGCAGCGGTTTCGCGCAATGCTCCTGACGGCCTCGATTTCGGTGTGTGCCGAAATCGCGAACGTTTTTATTGATAAAATTGTAGCCGCCCAGCTTCTTGGCGAAAAGGCGCTGGCCTCCATTTCGTTTTTCTCGCCCCTGTTCTCGTTCATCTTTTTCCTGAACGCGCTTGTCGCCGTGGGTAGCCTCGCCTGCTATTCTATAGAGCTTGGCCGCATGGATCGTGACCGCGCAAACAGGTTCTTTGGACAGAGCATTCTGCTGTCGTTTGTGGTCGGGATCTTGATGGTGGTCCTCTTTACCTTCGGAAAGGGATTCATGTTCCACTTTATGCACGTGGATCCGGAACTGTTGCAGTATGTCGACGAATTCTATGTCTGGTTCCTGGGAATCGCGTTTTTCATGCCACTCTGCAATGTCTTGCAAGAGATGATTTTTGCCGATGGCGATACCCGGATTTGCAATGCGTCGTACGCCACGCTCCTTATAGGAAACATTGTGCTTTCCTGCTTGCTCTGCACGCGCATGGGCATGTCGGGAATTGCGCTTGGCACCCTGCTTTCGATTGTGTTGAGTATCGCGGTACTCTGCCTGCACTTCTTCAGGAAGAACAACAGCCTTCGCTTTGTATGGCATTTCAAGATTGCCGACGTGGGGCGTACGTTCCGTTTTAGCATGGCGGAGGCCTGCGAATACCTTTATTTCTCTTTGCTGACGGCCTTGTTGAACTTCTACTTTGTCGAACACTTCGCCGTTGAAAAGTTGACGGTGCTTTCCATTGTGTACGAAATCGTGGAGGTGAGCGTCATATTCAACGGGATTTGGCTTGCGGCTGAACCGCTCATCAATATTTACCGCGGCGAAAGGAACGGCAAGGGTATCTTGCAGACCATGCGGTTTGTCAACTGGGCGCTTGTCAAGGAGGGCGTGTTCTTTACCGCGTTCCTGGTGATTTTTGCGCCCGTCATGACGCATCTGTTCGGCATTCATTCCGAATCGCTTGCCGACGAAACCGCGTTTGCCATTCGTGCTTGCGCGGTGGGGCTTTTCCCGCTCGCCCTCGTCAAGACTTACGCCAGTTACCATGTGCACGAACTGCCGCTGCTTTCGTTCGTCTTTATTTCTTTGGTGATGTTCATTTGCCCCTTCGCGGGTGTTCTCGGCATACATGCCTTCGTGGGCGAACAGGCCATGTGGAGCGCCTTCGGTGTCGCGCCCTATGTGGCGCTTGGCGCGAGTGTCGCCATCCATTTGCTGATTCATGGCAAGAGGCATTTCCCGCTTGAACTCGAGGAATTCTCGATCGAAAATTACTGGTTCATGCATGACATGGAACTTACGCCCAAGAACCTGATTCTTTACCGAAACAGTATCAGCAAGCTCTTGACTCACCGCGGCGTGAGCGGGGACGTTCGAATCAAGGCCATGCTGATTCTAGAAGAATTGGGAATGGTGGTTTACGAACGGAACAAGGGCAAGAAGGTCTTTGTCGAAATCGACGTGAACCTGAAACCTGATAGCCTGACGATGGTCATTAAAGACGACGGAGTCCTGATGGACTTGACCGACTTTGAACAGCGCGTGACCGATTTGCGCATGTACCTTGTCAATATGTTTATGACGGTGCAAGAAGATAAATGCTATCTGCTGACTTCTAACTATAACCGTCACGTGTTCCGTTTTGACCGGAACGCATGA
- a CDS encoding ABC transporter ATP-binding protein: MFDEALSLEDIHLAYRDLAGAMFSKPRILGYFRGIEMDPQKELFSNVNLKVKRGETICIGGPSGQGKSALLRVIAGLTRPTRGNIYYFGEYIPPEKLTALEVAKRQVGMVFQNGALISNLRVRDNIALPLRYHKMGTPAEIEEKINMAMDLMRVRDEADLFPHMLSMGMQKRVAIARSWAMDPKLLLMDEPTAGLDNYNRRNLLPLIDNMRTLFKTTILIVTHDLMISKELGCNICFLHRKTLTEPKPFEYWVNTDSEISRELFRDLRNSG; encoded by the coding sequence ATGTTTGACGAAGCCTTAAGTCTGGAAGATATCCATCTCGCCTATAGGGACCTTGCCGGTGCAATGTTCTCTAAGCCGAGAATTTTAGGGTATTTCAGAGGCATCGAAATGGACCCGCAAAAGGAACTGTTTTCGAATGTGAACCTTAAGGTTAAACGCGGCGAAACCATTTGCATTGGTGGACCTTCTGGCCAAGGAAAGAGTGCCCTTCTCAGAGTCATTGCCGGGCTTACTCGCCCCACCCGCGGCAACATTTACTATTTCGGCGAATACATTCCGCCCGAAAAGTTGACCGCCCTGGAAGTGGCAAAACGCCAAGTGGGAATGGTGTTCCAGAACGGTGCCCTGATTTCGAACTTGCGCGTGCGCGACAATATTGCGCTCCCGCTCCGCTACCACAAAATGGGAACACCCGCCGAAATCGAAGAAAAGATCAACATGGCCATGGACTTGATGCGCGTACGCGACGAAGCCGACTTGTTCCCGCACATGCTCAGTATGGGCATGCAAAAGCGTGTGGCTATCGCCCGTAGCTGGGCCATGGACCCGAAGCTATTGTTGATGGACGAACCTACGGCAGGTCTTGACAACTACAACCGACGCAACTTGCTGCCGCTGATCGACAACATGCGTACGCTGTTCAAAACCACCATTCTTATCGTGACTCACGACTTGATGATTTCCAAGGAACTCGGTTGCAATATTTGTTTCTTGCACCGCAAGACTTTGACCGAGCCCAAGCCGTTTGAATACTGGGTCAACACCGACAGCGAAATTTCCAGAGAACTGTTCCGCGACCTCCGCAATAGCGGGTAG
- a CDS encoding type I 3-dehydroquinate dehydratase: MPSESRKYLVGLVGPDVLEAAEKDLFHPVRLDLDNCDAIEIRYDFFDESEWPSLSERVRHIVDNKIQIGTIRLQRDGGKFPDARAVERLELWQRILSGKQVPEWLDLERDCLSDFKALNDMAYPIGVSLLISEHNFVRIPTDMELETFAADIKRVGAQGLKIAAMSNSDSDCDRLYKFAKKYGKKFQMFAAFGMGETGRVSRLWSLNEGANLTYGSIGHSEAPGQIEVSVMRRALDQAENLHSQMEILAFLNQF, from the coding sequence ATGCCTTCCGAATCTCGCAAATACCTTGTTGGCCTTGTGGGCCCAGACGTTCTCGAAGCCGCCGAAAAGGACTTGTTCCACCCGGTGCGTCTCGACCTCGACAATTGCGACGCCATCGAAATCCGCTACGATTTCTTCGACGAATCGGAATGGCCATCGCTCTCCGAAAGAGTCCGCCACATCGTTGACAACAAAATCCAGATCGGCACCATCCGCCTGCAGCGCGACGGCGGTAAATTCCCCGACGCCCGCGCCGTAGAACGCCTGGAACTCTGGCAACGCATTCTTTCGGGCAAGCAGGTTCCCGAATGGCTCGACCTTGAACGCGACTGCCTGAGCGATTTCAAGGCCTTGAACGATATGGCCTACCCCATAGGCGTCAGCCTGCTCATTTCGGAGCACAATTTCGTGCGAATTCCGACCGACATGGAACTCGAAACCTTTGCCGCCGACATCAAACGCGTGGGCGCCCAAGGGCTAAAGATTGCCGCCATGAGCAATTCCGACAGTGACTGTGACCGCCTGTACAAGTTCGCAAAAAAATACGGCAAGAAATTCCAGATGTTTGCCGCCTTCGGTATGGGCGAAACAGGCAGGGTCAGCCGCCTTTGGTCATTGAACGAAGGAGCGAACCTCACCTACGGTTCCATTGGCCATTCCGAGGCTCCCGGGCAAATCGAAGTCTCCGTGATGCGCCGCGCCCTCGATCAAGCCGAAAATTTGCACTCCCAGATGGAAATTTTGGCTTTTTTGAACCAATTCTAG